In Desulfoplanes formicivorans, a single genomic region encodes these proteins:
- a CDS encoding sigma-70 family RNA polymerase sigma factor, which produces MTQKTTPDPPLDTTTSQGGTGEDDTFTLMPAPAKSLATIDPLRLYFQEIKKFPPLEPGEEFELARRIRDENDQEAAFRLTSANLRLVVKIALDFQRRWMKNVLDLIQEGNVGLMKAVQKFDPEKGIKFSYYAAFWIKAYILKFIMDNWRMVKIGTTQAQRKLFYNLGKERNRLEALGYTPDATQISKNLQVSEDEVIEMGQRLGQKDLSLDMSVGGDDSTYTPMDFIPAETTDIETGMAEGEISDLLRDKIKAILPDLNDKERDILHDRLLAEKPLTLREIGEKYGITRERVRQIEARLLKKLKIHLSQEITDFSEEWISDN; this is translated from the coding sequence ATGACTCAAAAAACAACGCCCGATCCTCCTTTGGACACAACCACCTCCCAAGGCGGGACCGGTGAGGACGATACCTTTACCCTGATGCCCGCCCCGGCCAAGAGCCTGGCGACCATTGATCCCCTTCGCCTCTATTTCCAGGAGATTAAAAAATTTCCGCCCCTGGAACCGGGCGAAGAATTTGAACTGGCGCGCAGGATACGGGACGAAAACGATCAGGAAGCCGCCTTCAGGCTGACTTCGGCCAACCTGCGTCTGGTGGTCAAGATCGCCCTGGACTTCCAGAGACGATGGATGAAAAATGTCCTTGATCTCATCCAGGAAGGCAATGTCGGCCTCATGAAGGCCGTCCAGAAATTCGATCCCGAAAAGGGGATCAAGTTCTCCTATTACGCCGCCTTCTGGATCAAGGCGTACATTCTCAAATTCATCATGGACAACTGGCGCATGGTCAAAATCGGGACCACCCAGGCCCAGCGCAAACTGTTCTACAATCTGGGCAAGGAGCGCAATCGACTCGAAGCCCTGGGCTATACCCCTGACGCCACCCAGATTTCCAAGAATCTCCAGGTCTCCGAGGACGAAGTCATTGAAATGGGCCAACGTCTCGGCCAGAAGGACCTGTCCCTGGACATGAGCGTGGGCGGTGACGATTCCACCTACACGCCCATGGACTTTATCCCGGCCGAAACAACGGATATCGAAACGGGCATGGCCGAAGGCGAAATCAGCGACCTGCTCAGGGACAAGATCAAGGCCATCCTCCCCGACTTGAACGACAAGGAAAGGGACATTCTCCACGACAGGCTCCTGGCTGAAAAACCATTGACCCTCCGTGAAATCGGTGAAAAGTACGGGATTACTCGTGAACGGGTTCGTCAGATCGAGGCCCGATTGCTCAAGAAACTCAAGATTCACCTCTCTCAGGAAATCACGGATTTTTCCGAGGAATGGATCAGTGACAACTAA
- a CDS encoding homocysteine S-methyltransferase family protein: MQSFRTFLASGKTIIFDGGMGTLLQARGLAPGESPERFSLRCPNVVEQIHRDYWQAGAHVVTTNTFGGTRFKLGGDVDPVEMNRIGASLARKAVGDKGFVAGSIGPTGRMIEPLGDVTFRELVQAFEEQIRGLVQGGVDLILGETHFDLAEARAVVVAARHVCDLPVGISMTFEEGVSLTGTSPRVFLDTVENMGVDLVATNCSAGPEELLVAAKEMLAGTRTPLLVQPNAGLPELVDGKTVFRLDPEAFAVQTREFVRAGVQCVGGCCGTTPDHIRALKAETEALTPTLPEQSAHPCIVLTSRSTSLSLGFEYPSQIIGERINPTGKKDLIAQFQNGEITRALELAQEQVDMGVGALDVNVGAPMADEQELLPLLVRELASRMQTPLCIDSSDEQAVIEALNVYPGSPLVNSISGEPGKMERLGPLCRDYGAPFILLPLKKSKLPVTAAERIAIIDELVDQADSLSIPRRLILVDALALTVSSKPLAARACLDVIRYCREALGLTTVMGLSNISFGLPARELLNTHFMTMCMAAGMGAFIANPNSQRLQEALAASEVLLGRDPQAASFIDRFSDWQPKGGTLSPARKADGDVEDVGRSSIERAVIKGEKDAIEAMVLDAIKDGADPFEVVNAQLIPGITAVGEKYERREYFLPQLLRSAETMQKGFNVLQPYLEKDGGSNRIRIVMATVEGDIHDIGKNIVCLMLRNHGFEVIDLGKDVPAKTIVRAVEESGARIVGLSALMTTTMVRMQDTVDLLREKGLPCKVMVGGAVVSQAFAERIGADGYSEDAVAAVRLAQRLCGAASKA; the protein is encoded by the coding sequence TTGCAATCCTTCAGAACATTTCTCGCATCGGGCAAAACCATTATTTTCGACGGGGGCATGGGCACCCTTTTGCAGGCCCGGGGCCTTGCTCCCGGGGAATCGCCTGAACGGTTCAGCCTGCGATGTCCGAACGTGGTGGAGCAGATCCACCGGGACTATTGGCAGGCAGGAGCCCATGTGGTGACCACCAACACTTTTGGAGGGACCCGGTTCAAGCTGGGAGGAGATGTGGATCCGGTCGAAATGAACCGCATCGGGGCTTCTCTTGCCCGCAAGGCCGTGGGCGACAAGGGGTTTGTGGCCGGAAGTATCGGGCCCACCGGGCGCATGATCGAGCCCCTGGGTGATGTGACCTTCAGGGAACTGGTCCAGGCCTTTGAGGAGCAGATTCGTGGTCTTGTCCAGGGTGGAGTGGATCTCATCCTCGGGGAAACCCATTTTGATCTGGCCGAAGCCCGGGCCGTGGTGGTGGCGGCCCGCCACGTGTGCGATCTTCCGGTGGGTATTTCCATGACCTTTGAAGAAGGGGTCAGTCTTACGGGAACCTCTCCCAGGGTTTTTCTCGACACCGTGGAGAACATGGGCGTGGATCTGGTGGCCACCAATTGCAGCGCTGGTCCTGAAGAGTTGCTCGTGGCCGCCAAAGAGATGCTTGCCGGAACCCGGACACCCCTTCTGGTACAGCCCAATGCCGGTCTTCCCGAACTGGTGGACGGGAAAACGGTTTTCCGGCTGGATCCGGAGGCCTTTGCCGTGCAGACCCGGGAGTTTGTTCGCGCAGGCGTGCAATGCGTGGGCGGGTGCTGTGGGACAACCCCCGATCACATCCGGGCCCTCAAGGCGGAAACCGAGGCGCTGACCCCGACCCTTCCCGAGCAATCCGCGCATCCGTGCATTGTGTTGACTTCGCGTTCCACTTCTCTTTCTCTGGGATTTGAGTACCCCAGCCAGATCATTGGCGAGCGCATCAACCCAACCGGCAAGAAGGACCTCATTGCCCAGTTTCAGAATGGAGAGATTACCCGTGCTCTGGAGCTGGCCCAGGAACAGGTGGATATGGGTGTGGGCGCACTGGACGTGAACGTGGGCGCTCCCATGGCTGATGAACAGGAACTTCTGCCCCTTCTGGTCCGTGAGCTTGCATCCCGCATGCAGACGCCGCTGTGCATCGACTCCAGTGATGAACAGGCGGTCATCGAGGCCCTGAATGTTTACCCCGGTTCCCCACTGGTCAATTCCATCAGCGGCGAGCCCGGCAAGATGGAACGGCTTGGCCCCTTGTGTCGGGATTACGGGGCCCCGTTCATCCTGTTGCCCCTCAAGAAAAGCAAGCTTCCGGTGACTGCGGCCGAACGCATCGCCATTATCGATGAACTCGTTGACCAGGCCGATTCCTTGTCCATTCCCCGGCGGTTGATTCTGGTGGACGCCCTGGCCCTGACGGTTTCTTCCAAGCCTCTGGCAGCCAGGGCCTGCCTTGACGTGATCCGTTACTGCCGGGAGGCATTGGGCCTGACCACGGTTATGGGGCTTTCAAACATCTCTTTTGGTCTCCCGGCACGCGAACTCCTCAATACCCATTTCATGACCATGTGCATGGCTGCGGGTATGGGCGCCTTCATTGCCAATCCCAATTCACAACGACTCCAGGAGGCCCTGGCCGCCAGCGAGGTACTGCTTGGACGTGACCCTCAGGCGGCTTCATTCATTGACAGATTTTCCGACTGGCAACCCAAAGGAGGGACACTGTCACCGGCCCGCAAGGCTGATGGTGATGTTGAGGATGTCGGTCGCAGTTCCATCGAACGGGCCGTGATCAAGGGAGAAAAGGATGCCATTGAGGCCATGGTTCTGGACGCAATCAAAGATGGCGCCGATCCCTTTGAAGTCGTCAATGCCCAGCTCATTCCCGGGATCACGGCTGTGGGCGAAAAATACGAGCGTCGGGAATACTTTCTTCCCCAGCTGCTTCGTTCGGCCGAAACCATGCAGAAGGGGTTCAACGTGTTGCAACCCTATCTGGAAAAGGACGGGGGATCGAACAGAATCCGTATCGTCATGGCCACGGTGGAAGGGGATATCCATGATATCGGCAAGAATATTGTCTGTCTGATGCTTCGCAACCACGGTTTCGAGGTCATTGATCTGGGCAAGGACGTGCCGGCCAAAACGATTGTCCGGGCCGTGGAAGAGAGTGGTGCCCGCATTGTGGGGCTTTCCGCCCTCATGACCACCACCATGGTCCGCATGCAGGATACGGTTGATTTGCTCAGGGAAAAGGGACTTCCCTGCAAGGTCATGGTGGGTGGAGCGGTTGTCAGCCAGGCTTTTGCCGAGCGCATCGGCGCGGACGGATATTCCGAAGACGCTGTTGCTGCGGTCAGGTTGGCGCAACGCCTTTGCGGGGCCGCATCAAAGGCATGA
- a CDS encoding TlpA family protein disulfide reductase, with the protein MLTPVNKVLASVLVGLVVLTTILSGSAGASQVKTLSRQDLDAMISANKGAVTLVVYWATWCSSCRQEIPVLNEIRAAYPQDKVKIMGISMDRDAGQLEAFMDMVDFAYDIYRVPEDQSHGFRDIVALPTLVFYKKNGTKGWTHKGLMLPGQIRKTIDIFARETQ; encoded by the coding sequence ATGCTGACGCCCGTCAACAAGGTCCTGGCATCCGTCCTGGTGGGTCTGGTGGTCCTGACCACCATCCTGTCGGGATCTGCCGGTGCTTCGCAGGTGAAGACCCTTTCCCGGCAGGATCTGGATGCCATGATCAGTGCCAACAAGGGAGCGGTAACCCTGGTTGTCTACTGGGCCACGTGGTGCAGTTCCTGCCGGCAGGAAATCCCGGTTCTCAATGAAATCCGTGCTGCCTATCCCCAGGACAAGGTCAAGATCATGGGGATTTCCATGGACAGGGATGCCGGTCAGCTTGAAGCATTCATGGATATGGTGGACTTTGCATACGATATATACCGTGTTCCCGAGGACCAGAGCCATGGGTTCCGGGACATTGTGGCGTTGCCCACGCTGGTATTTTACAAGAAAAACGGCACAAAAGGCTGGACTCACAAGGGGTTGATGCTTCCCGGGCAGATCCGCAAAACCATTGATATCTTTGCTCGGGAAACGCAATAG
- a CDS encoding N-acetyltransferase: MDSFILRKAMVKDVRLIHELLMNEAATGEGVVLPRSYNDLYNRLRDFYVVEDDATRNIVGCCALAITWDNIAEIRSLVVSRPLRKQGWGRRLVEACVSEALTFGLFNVFTLTAKPEFFEKLGFSLVDQATLPQKVWADCLNCPKYPDQCNEVAMQLTF; this comes from the coding sequence ATGGATTCATTTATTTTGCGTAAGGCCATGGTCAAGGATGTCAGGTTGATCCATGAGCTGCTCATGAACGAGGCCGCCACGGGCGAGGGGGTTGTGCTGCCCAGATCCTACAACGATTTGTACAACCGGTTGCGGGATTTTTATGTGGTTGAAGACGATGCAACCCGGAATATCGTGGGCTGTTGCGCCCTGGCCATCACCTGGGACAACATTGCGGAGATCCGCTCCCTGGTGGTTTCCAGACCCCTGCGCAAACAGGGGTGGGGACGCAGGCTTGTGGAGGCGTGTGTGAGCGAGGCCCTGACCTTTGGGCTGTTCAATGTGTTCACCCTGACGGCCAAGCCGGAATTTTTCGAAAAACTCGGGTTTTCCCTGGTTGATCAGGCAACCCTGCCCCAGAAAGTCTGGGCCGATTGTCTCAATTGTCCCAAGTATCCGGATCAGTGCAATGAAGTGGCCATGCAGCTGACCTTTTGA
- the hpt gene encoding hypoxanthine phosphoribosyltransferase — protein MNKRVVFDKDVIAKRVRELGQAISQRYGNEPLVCVCVLKGAFVFFADLMRSLDIDPELDFVRLASYAGGTSRQGKMIFSKDMEVSIEDKHVLIVEDVVDTGHSMQYLTRVLETRNPRSIAIAALVDKNERRELDVTVDFPGFSLDKGFIVGYGLDYDEKYRGLEGIYELIVND, from the coding sequence ATGAACAAGAGAGTTGTATTTGACAAGGATGTCATAGCCAAACGGGTTAGGGAACTGGGCCAGGCCATTTCCCAACGCTACGGAAACGAACCTTTGGTCTGCGTGTGTGTACTCAAGGGAGCGTTCGTGTTTTTTGCCGATCTCATGCGCAGTCTGGATATAGACCCGGAGTTGGATTTCGTGCGCCTGGCCAGTTATGCCGGGGGCACGTCAAGGCAGGGCAAGATGATTTTTTCCAAGGACATGGAGGTTTCCATTGAGGACAAGCATGTTCTCATTGTGGAGGATGTCGTGGATACCGGTCATTCCATGCAGTATCTGACCCGTGTCCTTGAGACCCGCAACCCCCGGTCCATTGCCATTGCCGCCCTGGTGGACAAGAACGAGCGCAGGGAACTGGACGTGACCGTTGATTTTCCCGGGTTCTCCTTGGACAAGGGATTCATTGTGGGATATGGGCTTGACTACGATGAAAAATACCGAGGTCTGGAAGGTATTTACGAGTTGATAGTCAACGATTGA
- a CDS encoding DUF3426 domain-containing protein, giving the protein MIVQCPECDTRYNLDEDRIGPQGSKVRCTRCKHVFRVARPVASSVEETVEQLFSQAPDVFDNAADAPEGLEPPASKESEQPVDEHDVPVKKGRARQIVLWLLLVVLIVIGVGIGTYYYAPQLLDNTGTGAFVGKKVEEQKKETEAVIPEIALENVRQYFVKNEKIGQVFVVEGKAVNKFDVPKELIKLRIKLFDDTGKVIENKEFLCGNVVSYFQLQVLQREELESALTAKVGILTNNTNLKPGAGVPFMVVFPNPPKTLSEFALEPIEVKDPPA; this is encoded by the coding sequence ATGATTGTACAATGTCCCGAGTGCGATACCCGCTACAATCTTGATGAAGATCGGATCGGTCCCCAGGGCAGCAAGGTCCGGTGCACACGTTGCAAGCATGTTTTTCGAGTAGCCCGTCCGGTGGCCTCTTCCGTGGAGGAGACCGTTGAGCAGCTTTTCAGCCAGGCTCCGGATGTTTTCGACAATGCTGCCGATGCTCCGGAAGGCCTGGAGCCACCGGCCAGCAAAGAGAGCGAACAGCCTGTTGATGAACACGACGTGCCCGTGAAAAAAGGACGCGCCAGACAGATAGTGCTCTGGCTGTTGCTGGTGGTCCTTATTGTCATAGGCGTGGGCATTGGCACCTATTATTATGCCCCGCAACTTCTGGACAATACCGGAACCGGCGCCTTTGTGGGCAAGAAGGTGGAAGAGCAGAAAAAGGAGACCGAGGCGGTCATTCCTGAAATCGCCTTGGAAAATGTTCGTCAGTATTTTGTGAAGAATGAAAAGATCGGTCAGGTCTTTGTGGTTGAAGGCAAGGCCGTGAACAAGTTTGACGTTCCCAAGGAATTGATCAAACTGCGCATCAAGCTGTTCGACGATACAGGCAAGGTCATTGAGAACAAGGAATTCTTGTGCGGCAATGTTGTTTCCTATTTTCAGCTGCAGGTGCTGCAACGGGAAGAGCTTGAATCTGCCCTCACCGCCAAGGTGGGTATTCTGACCAACAACACCAATCTCAAGCCCGGCGCTGGTGTACCGTTCATGGTGGTTTTTCCCAATCCGCCCAAGACATTGAGTGAATTCGCCCTGGAACCCATAGAGGTCAAGGATCCGCCGGCCTAG
- the radA gene encoding DNA repair protein RadA, with the protein MKTKEIYRCSQCGTTSPRWMGQCPGCKQWNTLEPDVVVKDKPVRSLKEGAALVSLDNPPPETRLKPLPTHIKGLDNLLGKGLVPGGVLLLGGEPGIGKSTLLLQLASSAAGPGQKSVYVSGEESLGQLQGRALRLGLELGNVMAMATNQIEDVLEVMDGPKRPHLIILDSVQTMASGAVDGIPGTVSQVRSVAMQIIEKAKETGVCVVIVGHVTKDGQIAGPKLLEHMVDTVLSLEGDRHRLFRMLRVLKNRFGPTNELLLFEMQSSGMRVVLDPSTFFLQARDERLSGTAVVMGLDGQRPFAVEVQALASKTYLTFPRRTALGLDANRLNLLLAVMEKRLRINLGQLDIYAKIGGGLKLNDPGVDLGLVAAILSSVYDRPLPERSVFWGEVDLNGQVRPVVGQGVRLKQARTLGYDPVFCPTTGKGRDSGCSSIMGFHEHLFGDGQ; encoded by the coding sequence ATGAAAACCAAGGAAATCTATCGTTGTTCCCAATGCGGAACCACCTCGCCCCGGTGGATGGGGCAGTGCCCAGGATGCAAGCAGTGGAACACCCTGGAACCGGATGTGGTAGTCAAGGACAAACCGGTTCGTTCCCTCAAGGAGGGCGCAGCACTGGTCAGCCTGGACAATCCTCCGCCAGAAACCCGGCTCAAACCTCTCCCCACCCACATCAAGGGGCTGGATAACCTGCTGGGCAAGGGACTTGTGCCCGGAGGGGTCCTGCTCCTGGGCGGTGAACCGGGCATTGGCAAATCCACCCTGCTTTTGCAGTTGGCTTCCAGTGCTGCCGGGCCCGGACAGAAAAGCGTGTATGTTTCAGGAGAGGAATCCCTGGGTCAGCTTCAGGGCCGGGCTCTCCGTCTGGGCCTTGAGTTGGGCAACGTCATGGCCATGGCCACCAACCAGATCGAGGATGTACTGGAAGTCATGGACGGTCCCAAACGTCCCCATCTGATCATCCTTGACTCGGTCCAGACAATGGCTTCGGGGGCTGTGGACGGCATTCCCGGAACCGTGAGTCAGGTTCGCTCCGTGGCCATGCAGATTATTGAAAAGGCCAAGGAAACCGGTGTCTGTGTGGTCATTGTGGGCCACGTGACCAAGGATGGGCAGATTGCAGGCCCCAAACTTCTGGAGCACATGGTGGACACGGTCCTTTCCCTGGAAGGAGATCGCCACCGTCTTTTCCGCATGCTCCGGGTGCTCAAGAACCGGTTCGGCCCCACCAATGAGCTGCTTCTTTTTGAGATGCAGTCATCAGGCATGCGGGTTGTTCTCGACCCCTCGACTTTTTTTCTCCAGGCCCGGGACGAGCGACTCAGCGGCACTGCCGTGGTCATGGGTCTGGATGGGCAGCGTCCCTTTGCCGTGGAGGTTCAGGCCCTGGCCAGCAAAACCTACCTGACCTTTCCCAGGCGCACGGCCCTGGGCCTTGACGCCAATCGGTTGAATCTTCTTTTGGCGGTCATGGAAAAACGCCTCAGGATCAATCTCGGGCAGTTGGATATCTACGCCAAGATCGGCGGCGGGCTGAAACTCAATGATCCAGGCGTGGATCTGGGACTGGTGGCGGCCATTCTTTCCTCGGTCTATGATCGACCCCTGCCGGAACGATCCGTGTTCTGGGGCGAAGTGGATCTGAACGGTCAGGTCAGGCCGGTTGTGGGTCAGGGGGTCCGGCTCAAGCAGGCCCGCACCTTGGGGTATGATCCGGTGTTTTGTCCCACAACGGGCAAGGGGCGGGACAGCGGTTGTTCTTCCATCATGGGATTTCATGAACATCTTTTCGGGGATGGGCAGTAG